One Mobula hypostoma chromosome 5, sMobHyp1.1, whole genome shotgun sequence DNA segment encodes these proteins:
- the b3galt4 gene encoding beta-1,3-galactosyltransferase 4, with protein sequence MRCPLGRRRLPPAVALVLLALVTLLLLLGRIEEWVLSGDGAGFGETGGPGLPRRPAPGAGWAPGPLRLPNPGACSGPRPVFLVTLVTSSPGHRRQRQAIRASWGSLGEVAGRRVRTLFALGLPATAREARLLEAEAQRHGDLVQGLFADTYLNLTLKTLMVLGWAREHCPEARFLLKADDDVFVNVRALVTHLAALSPPEPGPEPGGPPRPHSPAEPDLYLGRVHAGVRVERDPVSPYYVPEATYSAPVYPHYCSGTAYVLSRGAAAKVLAAAHRLPLIRVEDAFVGMCARAAGLRPTPSARMAGSQRLYPHRCCLRRAFSSHHVGPAELPALWVQVEEGGDCGALQGLAALLICNSVSFLQQLQYCWAGAR encoded by the coding sequence ATGCGGTGCCCGCTCGGCCGGCGCCGGCTGCCCCCGGCCGTGGCGCTGGTGCTGCTGGCCCTGGTCACCCTGCTGCTGCTGCTGGGGCGGATCGAGGAGTGGGTGCTGAGCGGGGACGGGGCCGGGTTCGGGGAGACAGGCGGCCCCGGGCTGCCGCGGCGGCCCGCGCCCGGTGCTGGGTGGGCTCCCGGCCCCCTCCGGCTGCCCAACCCGGGCGCCTGCAGCGGCCCCCGCCCGGTCTTCCTGGTGACCCTGGTGACCAGCAGCCCCGGCCACCGGCGCCAGCGGCAGGCCATCCGGGCCAGCTGGGGCTCGCTGGGCGAGGTGGCGGGCCGGCGGGTGCGCACCCTGTTCGCCCTGGGCCTGCCCGCCACCGCACGGGAGGCGCGGCTGCTGGAGGCCGAGGCCCAGCGGCACGGCGACTTGGTGCAGGGCCTCTTCGCCGACACCTACCTCAACCTGACGCTCAAGACGCTGATGGTGCTGGGCTGGGCGCGGGAGCACTGCCCGGAGGCTCGCTTCCTGCTCAAAGCGGACGACGACGTCTTCGTCAACGTGCGGGCGCTGGTGACCCACCTGGCGGCCCTGAGCCCGCCCGAGCCCGGGCCCGAGCCGGGTGGGCCCCCGCGGCCCCACAGCCCGGCCGAGCCTGACCTCTACCTGGGCCGCGTCCACGCCGGCGTGCGGGTGGAGCGGGACCCCGTCAGCCCCTACTACGTGCCCGAGGCCACCTACTCGGCGCCCGTCTACCCCCACTACTGCAGCGGCACGGCCTACGTGCTTTCGCGCGGCGCTGCCGCCAAGGTGCTGGCCGCCGCCCACCGCCTGCCCCTCATCCGGGTGGAGGACGCTTTCGTCGGCATGTGTGCCCGGGCGGCCGGGCTCCGGCCCACGCCCTCGGCCCGCATGGCGGGCTCGCAGCGCCTGTACCCGCACCGCTGCTGCCTCCGCCGTGCCTTTTCCTCGCACCACGTCGGCCCGGCCGAGCTGCCCGCCCTCTGGGTGCAGGTGGAAGAGGGCGGTGACTGCGGAGCCCTGCAGGGCCTGGCCGCCCTGCTCATCTGCAACTCAGTCAGCTTCCTGCAGCAACTCCAGTACTGCTGGGCCGGTGCCAGGTAG